A single Dasypus novemcinctus isolate mDasNov1 chromosome 4, mDasNov1.1.hap2, whole genome shotgun sequence DNA region contains:
- the KRTAP26-1 gene encoding LOW QUALITY PROTEIN: keratin-associated protein 26-1 (The sequence of the model RefSeq protein was modified relative to this genomic sequence to represent the inferred CDS: deleted 2 bases in 1 codon; substituted 1 base at 1 genomic stop codon), whose amino-acid sequence MCINISETINTTKVCTGCQYPLLKTPRSYSKEGELTQSPQHTQTSAYDLYLPWGKRVTGPNAESSFSSKAFCPFSLADRAVGAEDVVGAISCGGSSCPHYPREVNFSQLSPLPRTLYPEFLYSWNKKRPRELLVICKEITEQGSSVLCDLEVELHSSCLKSVMNGKIQATTCFPYLTTSCHNCCSRNYSLGSLRNSCHIPVTSSIALCSVNVSYGDAFYLLSSCQGSTWLLDNCQETSSDPTKETCSEPTSCQPAICEPSDCETSCCSSTAYYVPRPCQGTTFLPASSYMSSCRPVPCRSLSYVPNRCHPLRPLLYSFQSLDXVPSGYRPLNCLSDSCQPLSLLTYRCQPLGFLACSPQLLSFVSSSLRPLWLLSYGCQPLTYVFSTCRPSCSAV is encoded by the exons ATGTGCATCAACATTTCTGAAACAATTAATACGACTAAAGTCTGCACTGGATGCCAGTACCCTTTACTAAAAACTCCTAGAAGCTACAGCAAAGAAGGGGAACTAACACAAA GTCCTCAGCATACTCAAACAAGTGCATATGACCTCTATCTCCCATGGGGAAAGAGAGTCACTGGTCCTAACGCCGAATCATCTTTCTCCTCGAA ggctttctgccctttctcccttgctgatcgTGCAGTAGGAgccgaggatgtagttggtgctataagctgtggaggttcaagctgccctcattaccccagggaagtaaacttctcccaactttctcctttgccaagg ACTCTCTACCCAGAGTTCTTGTATTCCTGGAATAAAAAGAGACCAAGAGAGCTACTTGTGATATGCAAGGAAATAACAGAACAAGGATCCTCTGTTCTCTGTGACCTAGAAGTTGAACTGCATTCTTCCTGTCTGAAAAGTGTGATGAATGGGAAAATCCAAG CCACAACCTGCTTTCCATACCTCACGACGTCTTGCCACAACTGCTGCTCTAGAAACTACAGCTTGGGATCACTCAGAAATTCCTGCCATATTCCTGTCACCTCCTCAATCGCCCTCTGCTCTGTCAATGTGAGCTATGGAGATGCCTTCTACTTACTCAGTAGCTGTCAAGGCAGTACCTGGCTCCTGGACAACTGCCAAGAGACAAGTAGTGACCCAACCAAAGAGACCTGCAGTGAACCAACCAGCTGCCAGCCAGCCATCTGTGAGCCCAGCGACTGTGAAACATCTTGCTGCTCTTCCACTGCATACTATGTTCCCAGACCCTGCCAAGGAACAACCTTTCTTCCTGCATCTTCCTACATG AGCTCCTGCCGTCCAGTACCCTGTAGATCTTTGAGCTATGTACCCAATAGGTGCCATCCACTCAGACCCCTGCTGTACAGTTTCCAGTCCTTGGACTGAGTGCCCAGTGGCTATCGACCCTTAAACTGTTTGTCTGACAGCTGCCAACCCCTGAGCCTCCTCACTTATAGATGCCAACCCTTAGGTTTTTTGGCCTGCAGTCCTCAACTGCTTAGCTTTGTGTCCAGCAGCCTCAGACCTCTGTGGCTTCTCTCCTATGGTTGCCAACCTTTGACTT
- the KRTAP27-1 gene encoding keratin-associated protein 27-1 → MPYSKSLRSIYNAPPLSAIVHGSNPVSTEDGFCLPSSFHDRTWLLDTFQETVNETASCQQTNCKQENLYTQGAFFPRVVKTTTNSTCCERTTCQSEGASATLECVSPACQLGSNQQIGCRVWSCQPESYLTRNCPSKTYMSKSCQTLECESHQYQIQNPESSGCPPLVYVSSGPQLLESSSSTYEPTCCVTGGWHLSSK, encoded by the coding sequence ATGCCCTACAGCAAGTCACTCAGGAGCATCTACAATGCCCCACCACTCTCTGCCATCGTACATGGTTCTAATCCTGTAAGCACTGAAGATGGATTTTGTTTACCTAGCAGCTTCCATGACAGAACATGGCTTCTGGACACCTTTCAAGAAACAGTAAATGAAACTGCCAGTTGCCAACAGACCaattgtaagcaggagaatcTTTATACACAAGGTGCCTTCTTCCCCAGAGTTGTCAAAACAACTACTAATTCCACGTGCTGTGAAAGGACAACATGCCAATCAGAGGGTGCCTCAGCAACATTGGAGTGTGTTTCCCCAGCATGCCAGTTAGGAAGCAACCAGCAAATAGGCTGTAGAGTTTGGAGCTGCCAACCTGAAAGCTACCTCACAAGGAATTGCCCATCCAAGACTTATATGTCAAAGAGTTGCCAAACTTTGGAATGTGAATCTCATCAATACCAGATTCAAAACCCTGAATCCAGTGGCTGTCCACCTTTGGTCTATGTCTCATCTGGACCACAACTCCTGGAATCTTCTTCTAGTACTTATGAACCAACTTGCTGTGTTACTGGTGGTTGGCACTTGTCTAGTAAGTGA